In Zerene cesonia ecotype Mississippi chromosome 17, Zerene_cesonia_1.1, whole genome shotgun sequence, a single genomic region encodes these proteins:
- the LOC119833682 gene encoding transient receptor potential cation channel protein painless: MTRDTYEMNNRLSRGGSLFGGDPQTQLKTALHNNDFATFKKLVSYGAVDLEYVYPYPDYKTCLELAVSEPNKIEFVKLLLAHEVQVNRLNETHGAAPIHFAVENGNIDALTALLNDDRIDVNLKCKGNTALLMAIKKIQDLDDDRERDLVICEDMVELLLKAGCNANSPDMRGVTPVYSAAKQGLERVITYIIDYSKEPVDLDAYKDIRGKTARYYLQEAFPHLVERFNSTSEIAEAIDADKLFSYLNKHEEDNFIRDFNKLVRKNEHRSVLAANNGINTMLQQATDKGFEKVVMVLLSNGADPNATCSGNTSRPVAIACSNGFNRILKMFIENESTLFDSVNGESLLQITIKGMRSGSKSSKVDFKGCLDMLLKHPKINVDVNHQDIKDNTALHYAARNGDSETVLDLLRNGACVGLRNKFDEPPLADINAKTLETYLDECITTNGERPSDENYEIHVKYSFLVYPNNSLENELSKIPLMDKSNNNTDKEFDAILAPETEALLYMTRNADLRPLLKHPVITSFLYLKWQRISCLFYANITFYSLLWLCLLLYIILGYGVEKRQSESIEALNVITHIGASIGLILLIIRELFQLLVSPTRYLQSIENWMEIALIFVTAWIVCYDSAQESTKQQLSAVAILLSSAELVLLIGQFPTLSTNIVMLKTVSWNFFKFLLWYCILIIAFSLSFYTLFRKDVEEDQKAPNPNTAPDEEEEEDFFEDPGKSLFKTIVMLTGEFDAGSIKFSTFPVTSHVIFIVFVFMVPIVLFNLLNGLAVSDTQEIRADAELVGHISRVNLISYFESVLIGKSYTKPLKCWSWFPQFIQDLRIITPKTLCMKPFAKRISLFPNFLPKYRIIVKPNQDNKIEIPHAESLGKYGEDYEDIEGGKCCFERCQAYRLDRKIVKNAKIIISKRSYISEFDEIKDKLSHYGAKIENIESTLKKVLQALENKY; the protein is encoded by the coding sequence TTCTGaaccaaataaaattgaatttgttaaACTTCTATTAGCACATGAAGTGCAAGTCAATCGGTTAAATGAAACTCACGGCGCAGCACCTATACATTTCGCTGTTGAAAATGGAAATATCGATGCTCTGACTGCACTTTTAAATGACGATAGAATTGACGTGAATCTAAAATGCAAAGGAAACACTGCTCTCCTCATGGCGATTAAGAAAATACAAGACTTGGACGATGATCGAGAGCGTGATTTGGTAATTTGTGAAGATATGGTAGAGCTTCTATTAAAGGCAGGATGCAATGCAAATTCTCCTGACATGAGAGGAGTAACGCCGGTATATTCTGCGGCAAAACAGGGCCTTGAAAGAGTGATTACCTATATCATAGACTATTCTAAAGAACCAGTCGATCTTGATGCATACAAGGATATACGTGGAAAAACGGCGCGGTATTACTTACAAGAAGCATTTCCACATCTTGTAGAGAGATTTAACTCTACATCTGAAATTGCTGAGGCCATTGAtgctgataaattattttcatatttaaataagcatGAGGAAGACAATTTTATCCGTGATTTCAATAAACTTGTCAGAAAAAATGAACATCGATCAGTATTAGCTGCTAATAACGGCATAAATACAATGCTACAACAAGCCACTGATAAAGGGTTTGAGAAAGTAGTGATGGTATTATTGAGTAATGGAGCCGATCCTAATGCCACATGTTCTGGTAACACTAGCCGTCCAGTAGCTATAGCTTGTTCCAATGGTTtcaacagaatattaaaaatgtttattgaaaacgAATCTACTTTATTTGATTCTGTCAATGGTGAATCTCTTCtccaaattacaattaaaggCATGCGATCAGGTTCCAAAAGTTCAAAGGTAGACTTTAAAGGTTGCTTGGacatgttattaaaacatcCCAAAATCAATGTGGATGTAAATCATCaagatataaaagataatacgGCTCTTCATTACGCGGCGCGAAACGGTGATAGTGAGACAGTTTTGGACTTATTAAGAAATGGAGCCTGTGTAGgactaagaaataaatttgatgaaCCTCCATTAGCAGATATCAATGCTAAAACTCTCGAAACTTACTTAGATGAATGCATTACGACAAACGGAGAACGTCCGAGCGATGAAAATTACgaaatacatgtaaaatacAGTTTTCTCGTCTATCCTAACAATTCATTGGAAAACGAATTAAGCAAAATACCTTTGATGGATAAATCAAACAACAACACAGATAAAGAGTTTGATGCTATTTTAGCTCCTGAAACCGAAGCACTTTTATACATGACAAGAAATGCGGATCTTCGCCCATTGTTGAAACATCCTGTCATAACaagttttctatatttaaaatggcaAAGAATAAGCTGCTTGTTCTATgctaatataacattttattcgcTTTTATGGTTATGTTTACTGCTATACATTATTTTGGGTTACGGAGTTGAAAAGAGACAATCGGAGTCGATAGAAGCATTAAATGTTATCACCCACATAGGAGCATCAATCGgattaatattacttataatacgAGAACTGTTCCAGTTACTTGTATCACCTACGAGATATTTACAAAGTATCGAAAACTGGATGGAAATTGCGTTGATTTTTGTTACTGCTTGGATAGTTTGTTATGATTCTGCACAAGAATCGACAAAACAACAGCTGTCTGCAGTTGCAATTTTACTTTCTTCAGCAGAGCTAGTCCTTCTGATTGGACAGTTCCCAACCTTATcaacaaatattgtaatgttaaaaaCGGTATCGTGGAATTTCTTCAAATTTCTTCTCTGGTACTGCATCCTTATAATTGCATTTTCACTAAGTTTTTACACATTATTTAGAAAAGATGTTGAGGAAGATCAAAAAGCACCGAATCCAAACACAGCCCCTGACGAAGAAGAGGAGGAGGATTTCTTTGAAGATCCAGGCAAATCACTATTTAAGACTATCGTTATGTTGACCGGTGAATTTGATGCTGGTTCAATTAAGTTCAGTACATTCCCAGTAACAAgtcatgtaatttttattgttttcgttTTCATGGTCCCAATTGTTCTGTTCAATTTGTTAAACGGTCTGGCTGTTAGTGATACACAAGAAATAAGAGCTGACGCCGAATTAGTTGGGCACATATCAAGAgtaaatcttatatcttattttgaaAGTGTTCTTATCGGAAAGTCTTATACGAAACCTTTGAAGTGTTGGTCTTGGTTCCCGCAGTTTATACAGGATTTGCGTATCATTACACCGAAAACTTTGTGCATGAAACCATTTGCTAAGAGAATCAGTTTATTTCCAAATTTTCTGCCCAAATATCGTATAATTGTTAAGCCGAACCAAGATAACAAGATAGAAATACCACACGCAGAAAGTTTAGGTAAATATGGAGAAGATTATGAAGATATAGAAGGTGGAAAATGTTGTTTTGAGCGTTGTCAAGCTTACAGATTAGatcgtaaaattgtaaaaaatgcgaaaataatCATAAGCAAAAGGTCATATATATCTGAATTCGACGAAATAAAAGATAAGCTTTCTCACTA